The following coding sequences lie in one Cupriavidus taiwanensis LMG 19424 genomic window:
- a CDS encoding ABC transporter permease, which translates to MRDVLMMTLPANAWNWRTVWRRNFLAWRKAALVSLIGNLADPMMYLFGLGFGVGVLIDHVEGSAYISFLTAGMVAASAMTSATVETIYAAFSRMHTQRMWEAVLCTKLTVGDVVLGEMTWAASKALLAGTAVAGVAATLGYADLSNIFLLIPVIVLTGFAFASLAMVLVAIAPSYDYFVFYQTLVLTPMLFLSGVIFPVEQLPGALHLVSRALPLSHSVELIRPAMLGRPSASVGLHVSVLCLYAIVPFFLSTNLVRRRLMS; encoded by the coding sequence ATGCGTGACGTACTCATGATGACTTTGCCCGCGAACGCTTGGAACTGGCGTACGGTATGGCGCCGTAATTTCTTAGCATGGCGGAAGGCTGCTCTCGTTTCCCTAATTGGCAATCTTGCAGATCCAATGATGTATCTGTTCGGCCTTGGCTTCGGAGTTGGGGTACTGATAGATCACGTTGAAGGATCTGCATATATTTCGTTTCTGACAGCCGGTATGGTTGCTGCGAGTGCAATGACTTCCGCAACGGTCGAGACAATCTATGCGGCCTTCTCTCGGATGCACACGCAGCGCATGTGGGAAGCAGTCCTGTGCACAAAGCTTACGGTTGGCGACGTCGTACTCGGTGAAATGACGTGGGCGGCCAGCAAAGCCCTATTGGCAGGCACCGCGGTGGCTGGGGTTGCCGCAACATTGGGCTATGCCGATCTCTCGAATATTTTTTTACTAATACCGGTCATTGTTCTAACTGGCTTCGCATTTGCAAGCCTTGCTATGGTCCTCGTCGCGATTGCGCCGAGTTACGATTACTTTGTGTTCTACCAAACGCTTGTCCTCACACCGATGCTTTTCCTGAGTGGTGTCATTTTCCCAGTAGAACAGTTGCCAGGGGCCCTTCATCTTGTTTCGAGAGCCCTTCCACTTTCCCATTCCGTCGAACTCATCCGCCCCGCGATGCTTGGACGCCCGTCGGCGAGCGTCGGTCTGCATGTGTCCGTACTTTGCCTTTACGCAATAGTGCCCTTCTTCCTATCGACAAACCTTGTTCGCCGGCGTCTGATGTCTTGA